ACGCCTTGACCTTGTTGCGCACATACACCTGCGAGGCCGGGCTGTCGCCGACCAGGATCACGGCCAGTCCAGGCTGCTTGCCCTGGGCCGTCAGCGCGGCGGCGCGCTTGGCGACATCGGCGCGGAGTTGTTGGGAGAGGAGGTTTCCGTCGATCAGTTGGGCTGGCATAGTAAGGGCTATTGAAAATTGAAAGCAAAGCAGGATTATAAGGGGTGTGCGCGCGGAAGACTGCGCCTGCGGCGTGTTACTTTGCGGAAACTTGTCGATTCTTGCGAATTAGTTCTCGCCGATTCCCGTAAATCCATCGGAAATTGTGCCTTTGATAAAATAAGGCGTGGCCAAATGCATTTTTCGAGCAGCTGGCCGATCGTAAATTGCTGTCTGGCCGGCATCCAACGCGTTCTTTCATTTTCGGCTATTCTCGCCTTCTACGATATCTGTATGCCACCGACTGCGGCTGTAATCATGCAACCAGCAAGCGCATGGCTGGAGCTGATAAATTTAAAAAGAGGGATGCTGAATTGACCGATCATTACACTCGCCGGCTGGCGCTGCTAGGGCAAGAGCAGCACCGCGACTTGCTAGGCCAGGGCCTGCGCGGCATCGAAAGAGAAACTCTGCGCGTCGACGCCGATGGCCGGCTGGCCCTGACGCCGCATCCGCGCGCGCTGGGTTCGGCGCTGACGCAGCCGCAGATCACCACAGACTATTCGGAGTCGCTGCTGGAGTTCATTACCCCGGCCGAGCATGATATTGCGACGGCTCTGACCGAGCTCGACACGGTCCACCGCTTCGTCTACAGCAAGCTGGGCGACGAACTGCTGTGGAGCCAGTCGATGCCGGCCCACCTGCCGGCCGAAGAACTGATTCCGATTGCCTGGTACGGCACTTCTCACATGGGGACCTTGAAGCACGTCTACCGGCGCGGCCTGGCGCTGCGCTACGGCAAGCGCATGCAGTGCATCGCTGGCATCCATTACAACTATTCGCTGGCCGAAGGCGTGTGGCAAACCTTGCAACAGGCGGAAGGCGCCAGCGGCACGGCCATGCACTTCCAGTCAGAAAGCTATATCGCACTGGTGCGCAACTTCCGCCGCTACAGCTGGCTGCTGATGTACCTCTTCGGCGCTTCGCCGGCCCTGTCCAAATGTTTCCTGGACGGCCGCGACCACCGGCTGGACGAGCTGGACAAAGATACTCTCTACCTGCCATACGCCACCAGCCTGCGCATGAGCGACCTTGGCTACACCAGCGAAGCCCAGGCGCGCCTGACGCCGCAGTTCAACAGCCTCGACAGCTACATCAAGAGCCTGGCGCGCGCGGTCAGCCAGCCTTATCCGCCATATGCCGAGATCGGCACCCACCGCAACGGCGAATGGGTGCAGATCAACACCAACATCCTGCAAATCGAAAACGAGTACTACTCGACCATCCGGCCGAAACGCGTGATCAATTCCGGCGAACGGCCGATCCAGGCGCTGTCGGCGCGCGGTGTGCAATATATAGAAGTGCGCTGCATGGACATCGACCCTTTCGAGCCGATGGGCATCAATCTGGAAACCTCGCGCTTCCTCGATGCCTTCCTGCTGTTCTGCGCGCTCGACGACAGCCCGCTCACCAGCGATGAAGAAAGCCTGGAAAACACCGAGAATTTTTCCCGTGCGGTGAAAGAAGGGCGGCGTCCCGGCCTGCAACTGCGGCGCGACGGCAATCCGGTCGGCCTGCAGACCTGGGGCAAGGAACTGCTGGAGCGGATCAGTGCGGCCGCGGATTTACTCGATGCCCAGCGCAGCGATGACGCACATGCCGCATCGCTGGCAAAGCAATGCCTCAAGCTGGACCAGGTGGAACTGACGCCTTCGGCGAAGGTCTTGGCGATCCTGCGCGATAACAAAGAATCGTTCGGCAGCTTCGCCCTGCGCCTGAGCAAAGAGCATGCGGCTCATTTCCTGGCAAATCCTCCTAGCCCGGACGAGCGTAATTATTACGAAACGATGGCGACGACGTCCTTGGCCGAGCAGGAGAGCCTGGAGCGTAGCCAGACCGGGGATTTCGATACCTTTGTTGCTGCTTACCGGGCCAGCACGCTGGGCAATATGAGTGTTTAGGAAACTATCAGTTAGTCTTCCTGGCGCCGGCGGCTTAAGCCGTCGGCTGAGTTTCGCCGGTTGACGAACGGATGGCAGGTGTCGAACCTTGCTGCATGACGCTCTTGCCCGCTCTGGCCAAGGACAATTTCTCTGACAATTGCCGGCGTGCTTCATGCATTGCCTGCGCCACCGCTTCGGGGCCGAAGACCAGTCCTTGCAGCGGGAAAAAATGCACATCGCTGATGCCGATCGATGCCAGCGCATAGCGCAGGTAGGGTGTCAGGAAATCAGTCTGCTTCGCTCGCTCACCCGCAAAAAATCCGCCCGAGCTGACCAGTACAAAGGTCGGACGGTCCTTCATCAGTCCGACCTTGCCCTGCGGCGTCGCCTGGAAACTACGATGGATGCGGATCACATGATCGATCCACAATTTGAGCGCGGCAGGTACGGTGAAGTTGTGCATCGGTGTGACGATGAACAGCATATCGTGTTGTTCCAGCTCGACGATCAGGCGTTCCGACCATTCGAATTCTTTCGCATCGGGCGCCGTTTGCGAAGTGAGGGCAGTTGCGTAGCCGCGCCCGATTGGCGGGATGGGCGACTGCACCAGGTCGCGTTCGGTGATCTTTACGTTATCGATCCCTGATGCGGTAATCGTTTCCATTGCAAGGCGATAACCATGGCTAGCATCGCTGTGCGGGCCGCTGTTCAATAGCAGGATGCGCGTCATGTGGTGGATTCCTGAGTAAGCGGTTCGACGAAATGCATGCCCTTTGCAAGCAACCCCTGGCGGAAGTAAAAGCGCTGCGCCAGTGCCATATGCAAGCCGGTATCCAGTACAAAGTGCTTGCAGTGCAGCGCAACGGCTTGTTGCCGCACTGCTTGCAGCAGACGTTCGCCTATTCCGGAGCGCTGCAAGGAAGCCGTTATCACCAGATCATCGACATAAACGAAACGGCCATATATCAGATTGTCTTGCAGGCGGTAGCCGGCAAGCCCGACGATGGCGCCATCGCGCCATGCTGCAAGCAGTCGATACCCTTGCGTGCGTTGCCGCGCGACTTGGGCGCTGTATGTTGTGCGATCGCTCAGATGCGGTCGCAATTCCTTCATCACGGAGAACGACGCTGCCAGATCGGCGTCGCTTTCGATGTGTTTTATCTCTAGCTGGGACTGCATGCATTTCTCCAAAAAACAATGGACGATGGGTTTGCGGACTAAATTATTGGAGCCAGCAATTACGACGGCATCTTGCGGAATGCGATGGCAAAGCGATTCCAGCTGTTGATCGACGTCACGAGCAATGTCAGTTCAACCAGTTCGGCATCGGTGAAATGTGGGCGGACTGCTTGCCACACTGTATCCGGCACGTGGTTTTGCGAGACCAGCGTCAACGATTCGGTCCATTCCAGCGCGGCGCGCTCGCGTTCGCTGAAGAACGGAGTTTCGCGCCATGCCGCGACGGTAGCCATGCGGCGCTCGGATTCGCCGGCTTTGCGGGCGTCGGTCACATGCATGTCGAGGCAGAATGCGCAGCCGTTGATTTGCGATGCGCGCAGGCGGACAAGTTCCTTCAGCAGGATGTCCAGCGTGCCTTTGTTGATGTGGTTTTCAACACCAATCAGTGCCTTGATGGCGTCTTTGTCGGCATTGAAGAAATCGAGGCGGGTTTGCATTTGAAGCTCCTTGGCTAGGTAAATCGAAGTGAACGAGTGGGTATTTGCTTGAGGCCTAGTATGCGAAAATCATGGATGTATTAGAAGGGCCAAGAAATAACAAAAGGACTAGTCCATGAAAACCCCTGACCTGGATCTGCACGTCGATCGCGCACTGGAATTGCCTATGTACCTGCAGATATGCCAGCGTTTCAAGACGGCGATCGAGCAAGGAAACCTGCATGCGGGGGATCGCGTGCCGGCGGTACGGGCGCTGGCGGCTGAATTGAATCTGGCGCGCGGTACGGTGGAAATGGCTTATCGCATCCTGGCGGACGAGGGATATCTGCAAATCAGGGGCGCGGCCGGCACCGTGGTTTCGCCGTCTTTGCCGCCGCCAGCTGTCCTCAAACCGCAGGTAGTCATGGCCGGACTAGCGCAGGCAGCCATCGTCGATCACGACGGCAAGCCGCCGAAGCCGCTGCAGATGGGCTTGCCTGCGCTCGATGCATTTCCGCGCAAGGTGTGGAACCGGCTGGTCGGCCATCGCCTGCGCAGCAGCGAACCGGCAAGACTGGCCTATCCCGACCCTGCCGGTTATGATCGTTTGCGTGAAAAAATTGCAACTTATCTGGGCGTCTCGCGCGGCGTGACCTGCCTGCCGGAACAGGTGTTCATCACGACCGGCTTGCGCAACACGCTTGAACTGACCCTAAGCAGCCTTGCGACTGTCGGCGATGCGTTCTGGTTCGAAGATCCCGGCTATATTTTTGCACGCCTGTTTCTGCAAAATGCCGCGGTCAAGGTCGTGCCGGTGCCGGTTGATGAAAATGGATTGATGGTGGAAGAAGGCAAGCGGCGCAGTCCGCATGCAAAATTCGCGATGGTCACGCCGTCGCACCAAAGTCCGCTTGGGGTGACCTTATCGCTGGAGCGCCGGCTGGCGTTTCTGGAATGGGCCAGCAAAGCAGGCAGCTGGATTATCGAAGACGACTACGATAGCGAGTTTCGCTACCAGGGACGGCCGCTGCCGGCGCTGAAAAGCCTGGATCGCAATGAGCGCGTCATTTACAGCGGCACCTTCAGCAAGGCGATGTTTCCGGGGTTAAGGCTGGCTTATGTGGTTGCGCCGGTCAGCGCGGTTGCACGCTTTCAGGCAGCCACCTACAACCTGAACGCAGGCTGCCCATATCTGTTTCAGGCAGGCATTGCCGATTTTATCGCTGAAGGTCATTTCTCAAGGCATCTGAAAAAAATGCGCCTGTTATATGCAGAACGTCGCGCGGTGACGTCGCGCGTTTTCCAGGAAATATTGGGCGACCGCATACGGATCGATCTGCAACCGGGCGGCTTGCACATACTGGCGAAGCTGGCTGAGCACGAAGACGATGTCATGCTGGCAGGTCGTGCGCGGACTGCCGGCTTGGCCCTGCATCCTTTGTCGCGCTGGTACATCAATGCCAAGCCGCGGCAGGGATTGTTGCTGGGCTTTGCCAATGTGATCGATGAGAAGGAGGCGATACGCCTGGCGCTGAAACTCAAACAAGCATTGGCATAGCGCCGCGCTGGGGCCATGGCCTGCAACGAGATATTTATCGATTATAGAGCTTCGTCAGGAGTCGCCAGGGATCGAAACATTCACTGGTGATAGGCAGCTTACGCCACCCACAAGAGACATTCACAAATCCTCGAAGCGGTCATGTTAACCGGCGAGAATTTCCATTGGTGCCTATTAGGCATTGTCGATAATGACTGACGTATACCTTCCACTGCTCGCAATTGGCTGTGGATTCAACCGACACATGGGGGCTTATAACTACCACAACTATATTTATCCACCCCTAGCCATTGCCAATTCATTCAGCTGATTTAAATCAACTTTAATGGTCCATGGCTTCTTCTCAAAATTTGGGCCATATTTACCGTGAATAAGGAGATCAGTGTCAGTCAATTCGAACATTATCGGTTCGAAGCGTGAATCTAAGCCTCCCTCTAACGAGCTGAGTGGACTCAATTCTCTACTCCATAGTGCGTTTCCTTGGAAATCGACGCCAAACATATCCAACACAACAGGACCTGAACCATTGTTGTTTGCGAATTTCGTCGTAAGAAAAAGCAACTGCTTACCTGTACTTGCCCAGTCCCCTGAAAGTCCTTCGTATTCAATTTGATAGAGTTTATCCAATCGATAATTTAAAAGCATCCTCTCTTCAGCCCACGCTCCGTGGCGCTCCGCCAGTACATTTATCTCTTTCCAACTACGCCCGCCATACTTTATTTCGTCGGCCCCTGGATATGGCCCATCTGTCGAACGGAGAATTGGTAATTTCCCCTCTTTTCTAAGTTCAAATAGTGCGAATTGTGAATCTGGGAGTCCACTAATCCACAAGGACTCGGTTGACACTATCCGCTCAGCGCTCTTTGCGAGTGCTTGCGGAGTAGGTTTGATACGTTTCATCAGCGTGGAATATCCGTCTATACCAGCCACTTGACAGTCATTGTCGGGCCCTTTGTTGAAGTGCGGCGGGGAGTCAATCCGATGAGCATCTGTAAATCCGGCAATAGTGACGTCGTTATTTATATCTTTAAGCACCCAACGCGTTAAGCTGGAGTTTGGCCCAGATTCTGATGTAATGGCATATCGAGCGGTTGGGTGTTCCAGGTAGGTTACCTGCAAGCAGGTGCCCGGCTTTACAGGGGGGGCAGACGTAAAAAAAGGTCCTGGAATCTTTTCCGGTGAAACGTAACACTTATTGTCTGATGCGTCTCCAAGCTCTAAATGAGCAAATCCACTTTCTCTTGCGATTGGCCAGCGCCTGTCGCCTTGATGAAGAAGGGATTTTGATTCATTAATTTTTACCTCGATAAATTGCATTCCGCCGACGGTCAGGAAATTCTGAACGTCTTTAGAACTAAGCCCGCCGGTTTCGTCGAGAAATCCATCAATCAAAAATGGACCTGGTGTCTGGGCAAGTTCCTTAACGCAAATTGAATGGGCTTGGGTTCTCAGGCTATTTCTTTTCCCGTCTCTATAAAATGCTTTGCCAAGAGGCCAAAAAATGGGAGCCGTAAGTACACAGGCAATCAGGCAGCCAAGAATTTTTCCTTTATATCCTTTCCCAAACCAAAGAGCTATTCCAAAAACGACAACAGGAATAAGTACAATGGCCCATATAAAAAGAAGAAGAAATTCCTCTCCGACCCCACGCTGTTTGTATTTGAAATACAACGGCGCACGTCCGCGTTGCAACGTAAATTTTGTCATTATTTTGAATTATCCCAATATCTTTTTGATTATGGTGATACCTTTTCCATATAGGTCGGCACGAATTTACTCACAAACTCCAATGCAAATAAAATCGGAAAATATGCGGCAAAGGTGATACCCATGTGAAACACATAGCAAACCATAAATATATGTGACAGATTTCACGTTAGGGCCTGCAATCAGATTAGAGAACGGAAATTCTACATGTCTTTTGTTCATACCTTAATTCGAATGACACCCAATGTCCGCTATGAAGCGGAAGCTTGAATGACCGCTCCTGCCGCCGTATTGAGCCAGTCGCAATAGACTCAATTCGCCCCGTTTCCGCCATTCTGGCTTGCCATTTTCTATGATCGATTGCGGCGACAACGGCCCTTCGATCAAGCACCTTCCTCGGCAGATCTTATCAACCAGAGGGGATCATCGCTGGTATCGGCGTCGTGTTAAGAGCGAGGGTTCTTGGCTACTTCCTGATTGCGTTTGCAGGCTCCTATGCGAACGGCGACTTCGTCGAAAATCGTCTCGGCGAATTCGACTGCAGCCGGCATCTTGGCATCGTACATCATGACGAATTCAATTTCCGGCAGTGCCGGCATGCCTTCAGACACTCCCAATTCGCGCAGCCCGTCGTCGATCGCGTTACGCGATACTGGTGCGATGGCGATGCCGGCTCGCGCGAGCGCTCGGATGCCGGCGACACTCGGACTTTCGCAGGCGATTCGATAAGGCATGCCGGCTAACGCGAGCGCTTTGACGGCTGCCGCCCGGTACGGGCACGGGTCGGGGGAGCAAGCCAGCGGCACATCACCTTCGGGAAGCGGCTCGTGACGAGCAAACGCCCAGACGAGCGGTTCTCGCCACAAAATCACGCCCTTGTTTGAGTGTGCACACCGGCTGCCGATCACGAGATCGAAATCGCCGTTTGCGTGCCGTCGAAACAAACTGTCGCCAATGTCGACCGTCAGATCCAGCAGCAAACCACGGCGCGCAGCGCTATAGCGGCGTATCGCGTCGGGAAGCCAGGCTCCCGCAAAATCCTCCGATGCGCCAATGCGCAGCTTGCCGCCGAACGCGTCGCCTGTTCCCAGCCTGGCCCTTGCTTCCTCGCTCAGATTGAGCATCGCTCGAGCGTATCCGAGCAGCGTTTCACCGTGCTCCGTGAGCGTGACGCTACGCGTATTGCGCACAAAGAGAGCACGACCGATTTGTTCTTCCAGGCGGACAACCTGGGCGCTGATCGCGGATTGACTCAGATTCAGTCTACGGCCAGCGCCGGTAAAGCTCCGCACATCGGCGACGGTAACAAACGTAAGAAGTAGCGCTGTGTCGAGGGGGGTGCTCATTAATCACAAAATCGGGTTAATTTAATCAATTAATATCGTTTCAAGATTATAAGCCAACTCGCTATGCTGCGAATCACAGTGGGCGACCGCGCATCCTGCGCGTCGCCGTCACCCTTGGTAAGGATTGGTTCCATGACACGCGTGCTCTATATTGAAGGCTCACCCAACAAGGAATATTCGGCGTCCATCGAAGTGTGCAATGCATTTCTCGATGTGTACCGGCTGGAGCATCCCGATCATGTGATACAGAAGCTCGACATATGGGACCTGGCGATGCCGGAATTCGACGAAGACGCCCTGGCCGCGAAGTACGCCGGACTGAACGGAGCGGCTTTGACGCCGGCGCAGGCGGCGGCATGGCAGGGCATCGAAGAACTCGCGGCGCCATTCCTCGAGGCGGACAAGTTCCTGTTCGGTGTGCCGCTATGGAATTTCAGCATTCCGTACAAGCTTAAGCATCTGATCGACGTGATCTCGCAGAAGGATGTCCTGTTCACATTCGATAGTTCAGGTTTTGCCGGCATGCTGCGTGGGAAAAAGGCGGCAGTCGTCTATGCGCGCGGACTCAGCTACCTGTCGCCGGGTTCGTTTACGCCGGCCAGCGAGTTCGACTTCCAGCGCCCCTATATTGAAACTTGGCTCAAGTTCGTGGGCATGAAAGACGCTGTCGGTATTGTGGTGGAGCGCACCTTGCTCGGCGCCGACGGAAAGGCCGATCGAAGTAGCGCCATCGAAGAAGCTCGCGCGATCGCACGCGTGTTCTGACCCTGCAGAGCTTCAGTGCAAATCGATCGTCACCCATACAGTCTCGATAACTATATACGACTTCAAAACAATTCCCTCTGCCCGCCCACCAGCGCCGCGAAACTATCGTCCAGAAACGGCAGTATTGCATCCGCCAGCGGCTGCAGCTGCCGGCTCAGGTAGTGGTCGTAATCAATCGCCGAGCGCTGTGTTTCCAGCGGCTCCGGGCCAGCCGTTGTCATCACGTAGCTGATCCAGCCGCCGTTCTGGTACTGCAATGGCCGTCCCTGCGCGCGATTGAACTCATCGGCCATGCGCGCCGCGCGCACATGCGGCGGCACGTTGCGCTGGTAGGCTTCGAGCGGGCGCCTTAGTCGCTTGCGGTAGACCAGCAAGTCGTCGAACTCCCCGGCCAACGTGCGGCTGACGTAGTCGCGCACATAAGCCTGGTAGGGTTCGCGCTTGAAGATGTGCTGGTAAAGCTGCTGCTGGAATTGCTTGGCCAGCGGCGTCCAGTCGGAGCGTACCGTCTCCAGTCCCTTGTACACCATCTCTTCGGCGCCGTCGCCATTGATGATCAAGCCGGCGTAGCGCTTCTTGCTGCCCAGTTCGGTGCCGCGGATGGTCGGCATCAGGAAGCGGTGGTAGTGGGTGTCGAACTCGAGTTCCAGCGCGGATTCGAGACCCAGGGTTTGCTGCAAATGCTGGCGCCACCAGTCGTTGACGTTTTGCGCCAGCGCATTGCCGATCTGCGTCGCTTGCTGTTCGGTATGCGGCTGTTTCAGCCAGACGAAGGTGGAATCGGTATCGCCGTAGATCACCTGGTAGCCCTTGGCTTCGATCAGCTCGCGCGTCCTGTGCATGATTTCATGGCCGCGCATGGTGATCGACGACGCCAGGCGCGGATCGAAGAAGCGGCAGCCGGTTGATCCCAGTACGCCGCAGAAGGCGTTCATGATGATCTTCAGGGCTTGCGACAGCGGTTGGTTGCGCTGGCGCTTTGCGCTTTCACGGCCTTGCCAAATCTGGCTGACGATGGCCGGCAGGCTGTGCTTGCTGCGCGAGAAGCGGGCGCCGCGGAAACCCGGTACGGAATCCTGGTCGGCGGGATGGCGCATGCCTTCGATCAGCCCGACCGGATCGATCAGGAAGGTACGGATGATTGAGGGGTAAAGACTTTTGTAATCCAGCACCAGCACTGAATCGTACAGGCCCGATTGCGAATCCATCACAAAGCCGCCTGGGCTGGATGCATCCGCGATCTCACCCAGGTTGGGCGCGACATAGCCCTGGCGGTGCATATGCGGCAGATACAGATGGCCGAAGGCGGCCACCGAACCGCCGCTGCGGTCGGCCGGCAAGCCGGTGACGGCGGCGCGCTCCAGCAGGAAGGGCAGCAGCTCGGTCTTGGCGAAGATGCGCGTCACCAGCTCGCAGTCTTTCAGGTTGTAGGTCGCCAGCGCCGGCTTGTCCTCGGCGAAACGGCGGTCGATTTCCGCCATGCGCTGATAGGGATTGGTGATGGATTTGCCTTCGCCCAGCAGGGTCTGGGCGACATATTCCAGGCTGAAGGAGGGGAAATTCCACATCGCCGATTTCAGCGCTTCGATGCCGTCGATGATCAGGCGCCCGGCGGCGGCGGCGAAATGGTGGTTTGGCTTGAAGCCGTGTTCGCGCCACTCCATCTGGCTGCCGCCGCGGCCGATGCGCAGCGCCATCTTGTATTCCTGGGCGTGCTTTTGCAGGACGCGCAGGTCAAACTGCACCAGGTTCCAGCCGATGATGGCGTCGGGGTCATGCCGCTCCAGCCATTGATTCAGTTGCTCCAGAAGGAGAGGGCGGCTGTCGCAGTATTCGAGGTCGAAGTCGATCCCGCTGGCGTCGCCGTTGGGCGGGCCTAGCATATACACCTGGCGCTGGCCGCAGCCTTCCAGGGCGATTGAATACAAGTCGCCGTGCGCCGTGGTTTCAATATCGAGCGAGACCAGCTTCAACTGCGGGCGATAGTCAGCCGCGGGTTTCATGTAACTGTTGAGCATGGGCCCGCTGGCATTGGCTTCGCCGGCGAACCAGACCGGCGCCGTGATGAAGCGTTCCATCAGATAGCGTTCCGGCGGACGGATATCCGCTTCGTAGACATCTACGCCGGCTTCCCTCAGCAGTTTCTCCAGCTTGATCAGCTGGCGGTGCTGCTGCAAATACAGGCCCAGCACCGGACGGCAATGGAAGTCAGTCAGCTGCAGCTGGCGCAGTTCGTAGCGGCGCTCGTTGCGCAGCACGCCATCCGCCAGTTGCTGCTGCTCGGCCGGAATGAATGCCACCGATTCCTGCGCGGACAGGCGGATGTGCTGCGGACCGCTGTCTGTGGCCAGCCAGAACTCGACTTCAGTACCAGTGGGGGTATCGCGCCAGTGTCTGGTTAAGAGAAAACCTTGTTGTGCCACGCTACTACCTTTTATAACTGCTTATATTTATTGAGGCATCGGCGCGATGCGGGGATCATGTCTTGCAAGAATACAAGTCCGATTATCCAAGATTTCATATGCGGTAGCACGCAGGGAGTAGCGGAAGTTTGTCCGGATTTTTTTAAAGGAGCATTGAACTGCGGATTGTCCGGCGCGACGTGTAATATATTCTGCGTTGATGTACGGCTTGTTGGCAGTACATAGCTAATAACAATCACATCGATAGTTTTAAATGTAATTTAGATTGCTTGCAATTTAATTTCGAGCACTATATTATTCAAGCCATGGAAACCAGCAAACATCATCTGCCGACTGCAAGCCTCCCGCCCGAGCTACTCGGTCCGGAAAGTCTGCTGCTGGACAACCAGCTGTGCTTTGCCCTGTATTCGGCATCGCTGACCATGACCAAGATCTACAAGCCGCTGCTGCAAAAGATGGGTCTGACCTATCCGCAGTATCTGGTGCTGCTCACCTTGTGGGAGCGCGACGAAGTGACTGTGTCGACGCTGGGCGAACGCCTGTTCCTGGATTCCGGCACCTTGACGCCCTTGCTCAAGCGCCTGGAAAGCAGCGGCCTGTTGCGTCGCCAGCGTGCTGTCCAAGATGAGCGCCAGGTGATTGTCAGCCTGACCGCGGCCGGTAGAGACCTGCGCAATGAGGCGCAGGCGATACCGCAGCACGTGAGCTGCAGCGTCGGTTGCTCATTGGATGAAGTGAAAATGCTGACCAGGGAACTGCAACGCCTGCGGGCGGCAATGGCGGGTAATATCGAGTAAGTCGGATGGTCGAAGCATGTTATTTCATGAAATACATTGTTAGCAATGTAATTGTGTAATTCATATTATTGTTTTACGCTTTTCATTCTTGCGTCATCTAAGTGTTGTACTTTTTTATCCGGATCGTCAGTACGGCCGACTGCTCTGATCCAAAGGATTTTTCAAACGGCCAATAAAGGAAATCATCATGTCAGTCGAAAAAGTTCTGTATCGCGCCCAAGCCACAGCAACCGGAGGCCGCGACGGCCGCGCTGTTTCATCCGATAACGTGCTGGACGTCAAATTGACCACCCCGAAGGAACTGGGCGGCGCCGGCGGCGTGGGCACCAATCCTGAACAACTGTTTGCAGCCGGCTATTCGGCCTGCTTCATCGGCGCCATGAAATTCGTCGCTTCGCAAGAGAAGATCCATCTGCCAGCCGACGTGGCGATCACCGGCCTGGTCGGCATCGGCCAGATTCCAGGCGGCTTCGGCATTGAAGTCGAACTGCAGATTTCCCTGCCAGGCATGGAAGCCGGCGCGGCGGAAGACCTGGTGAACAAGGCGCACAAGGTTTGCCCTTACTCCAACGCCACCCGCGGCAATATCGACGTTACCCTGACCCTGGTGTAATAAGAAAGGGCGAATGGCAGAGCTCATTCGCCCTGTGCTGCAAATGACGCTCATACGCCGAGGTTGCATTACTGCTGACTACGTCTTTGGCAGGCCGCTGCAATGTATTGGGCGGCCTGGTCGTTTTCCACGCCAGGCAGGTTTTGCAGCAGGCAAGCTTGATAGGTTCTTTCAGCGCTCTGCAGGAAGGCGCCTTCTTTGTACAGTTTGCGGCAGGCGTTGACAATCATGTCCGAGGCCTGGCCGGACTTGGCATTTCGCAGATACTGCAGCACGCATTCGTCATATTGCTGGCTATCGAACGCCATTGCAGGCCACGCCGAAAACGCCATCATGGCTAAGAACACATATGTCGAATATTTCATGGGCTGCTCGTCAGGCGCAAAAGTCGGGAAGTTTAGAGTATACATATCGGGCAGTCGGACACGACTGCAATAGGATTAATTTTTCATGAAGAGCCTAGGCGGGG
The sequence above is a segment of the Collimonas sp. PA-H2 genome. Coding sequences within it:
- a CDS encoding organic hydroperoxide resistance protein, which produces MSVEKVLYRAQATATGGRDGRAVSSDNVLDVKLTTPKELGGAGGVGTNPEQLFAAGYSACFIGAMKFVASQEKIHLPADVAITGLVGIGQIPGGFGIEVELQISLPGMEAGAAEDLVNKAHKVCPYSNATRGNIDVTLTLV
- a CDS encoding DNA polymerase II, whose translation is MAQQGFLLTRHWRDTPTGTEVEFWLATDSGPQHIRLSAQESVAFIPAEQQQLADGVLRNERRYELRQLQLTDFHCRPVLGLYLQQHRQLIKLEKLLREAGVDVYEADIRPPERYLMERFITAPVWFAGEANASGPMLNSYMKPAADYRPQLKLVSLDIETTAHGDLYSIALEGCGQRQVYMLGPPNGDASGIDFDLEYCDSRPLLLEQLNQWLERHDPDAIIGWNLVQFDLRVLQKHAQEYKMALRIGRGGSQMEWREHGFKPNHHFAAAAGRLIIDGIEALKSAMWNFPSFSLEYVAQTLLGEGKSITNPYQRMAEIDRRFAEDKPALATYNLKDCELVTRIFAKTELLPFLLERAAVTGLPADRSGGSVAAFGHLYLPHMHRQGYVAPNLGEIADASSPGGFVMDSQSGLYDSVLVLDYKSLYPSIIRTFLIDPVGLIEGMRHPADQDSVPGFRGARFSRSKHSLPAIVSQIWQGRESAKRQRNQPLSQALKIIMNAFCGVLGSTGCRFFDPRLASSITMRGHEIMHRTRELIEAKGYQVIYGDTDSTFVWLKQPHTEQQATQIGNALAQNVNDWWRQHLQQTLGLESALELEFDTHYHRFLMPTIRGTELGSKKRYAGLIINGDGAEEMVYKGLETVRSDWTPLAKQFQQQLYQHIFKREPYQAYVRDYVSRTLAGEFDDLLVYRKRLRRPLEAYQRNVPPHVRAARMADEFNRAQGRPLQYQNGGWISYVMTTAGPEPLETQRSAIDYDHYLSRQLQPLADAILPFLDDSFAALVGGQRELF
- a CDS encoding VF_A0006 family four-cysteine protein, yielding MKYSTYVFLAMMAFSAWPAMAFDSQQYDECVLQYLRNAKSGQASDMIVNACRKLYKEGAFLQSAERTYQACLLQNLPGVENDQAAQYIAAACQRRSQQ
- a CDS encoding MarR family winged helix-turn-helix transcriptional regulator, coding for METSKHHLPTASLPPELLGPESLLLDNQLCFALYSASLTMTKIYKPLLQKMGLTYPQYLVLLTLWERDEVTVSTLGERLFLDSGTLTPLLKRLESSGLLRRQRAVQDERQVIVSLTAAGRDLRNEAQAIPQHVSCSVGCSLDEVKMLTRELQRLRAAMAGNIE